The genomic segment ttgcccaagaccTCTCCCCAgtgagcgtagggttgccaggtctctcttcaccaccggtgggaggttttaggagcagagcctgaggagggcagggtttggggagggacttcagtgtcatagagttcaattggcaaagtggccattttctccaggtgaactgatctcaatctgctggagatcagttgtaatagcggaagatctccagctagtgcctggaggttggcaaccctaagtgggcctCACTGCTGAGTAGACTTGAACCTAGGTTTCAGACACCCAAAACCATGAACCATTGGAGTGCGTGGATTATTAGAACCAAACTAGACATGGCGTAAGAGTCATTGTTCGCTCTCCCCTCCGCAAAACATGCTAGTGGGATAATTTTGAACTGAAAAATGGTAGGATAAGAAAGTGTTAAACATCCCCTCACTGTGCAATTCCTCTGCTTTAACTCACAGACTCCtgagtaggaaggaaggaaggaaggaaggaaggaaggaaggaaggaaggaaggaaggaaggaaggaaggaaggaaggaaggaaggaaggaaggaaggaaggaaggaaggaattggagCAGAGATGTATACAGCTGCCAATCATGACCAGCTTGGACCTACATAGTAAGGCACAGTGATTCCAGGCATATGGCTCTTATATTTGAAGCTATAACAGAAGTTACTAAGCTTATaaaatagggcaggaaggagcatGGTTGATCCTTCTAGTCTAGAAATTACCAATCTGTGGCCCAGaaccagttctttaaaaaaatagcatgtGGTTCCAAATTTTGATCAGTGTTAAATATTTTGCCCGTTTTTTTCCATTTGCAAGGAAGATAAATGTATGAGAGGTAGACACAGGGCATTTATATCTACAGATAGATTTATGTTACATTTTAATGTTGTTCCTTTGGGGGGTATTTGTATATAATGCTGTAGACATGCCACACTACATCTTTTTCCCCAGCTCTGAAGTCCTTAAGTACCACTAGGCTGATTACAAATCCTGGCTTCCCATGAAGGATTTCAGACTATTCAGCACAACATATTTCtggtctccagactgcagagtcCATGAGAATACAGAGAGGAAAGAGAGGTGGCTGGGTGTGCAAGTTATGATATGGAAGTTCTCTTTGGGGCATTTGATCTGTGATGGTTCAATCGCACAtgaaagtagggttaccaggtccttctttgctagggttgcaaaccactaggtggtggctggagatctcccaccattacaactgatctccaggcgaccgagatcagttcccctggagaaaatggccgctttggcaattggaccctatggcatcaaCATCGTGCTGGGGACGCTTTAGCTCTCTCCCCAAAACATTTACGGTTGCCAGTGCTTCTGCATCGTGGattgctccctcccccttctgctgGCCTTCTTCTGCCCACTGACAAGCTGATGGTTGCCAGGCAGCCACAGGAATTGGTGGGCAAGTGCCCTCCAATACTGGGCATTTGGGACCCCTATATGCAACCCCATGAGGGATTAACTGTTAACTAATGAGCTGGCATTTGTGAACCCCACAGATCCAAGCTGTTGCTCTGCAGGGCTGATTTTGCTTGCTGAAGTCTGCATGCTATATGCCAAAGGCTGAAGAGGTTAGAAAGGTCCTCAACTACTTAGGTTTCAAACTAGTGCTTCGCAATGCAAACACTGTCTCTTTCCTTGCTTCTCTCATTTGGAACTGGGAACTGAAGACACTGCTGGGGTGAGATGCACCTGACCACTTAACTGTGTGCCATTGACTTTTTCAGAGGGACAAGTTTGAAACAAGTCTTCTCCATGATGTGCAACGTAAAAGCTAGAACTAAAAGAATCCAATCACATTCCCTTTGCAAGTTATGCTCAACATATGTCTgctaagtagggttaccagctccgggttgggaaatacctggagattttgggggtggaatttgaggagggcagagtttggggaagggaaggacctcaatgcagtgtaatgccatagggtccgccttccaaagcagcaattttctccaggggaattgacctatatcacctggagatcagttgtaatagtgggagatctccagccaccacctggaggttggcagccctaccaccaGGAGAGAACTTATTATGAGCAAGTTGGAAACAGCTTACAAGCAGATGAGAACTGGAACAACAGCAACTACACTTTTTTTTCCCTAAAGAAAGCCATTGCTATACATTTGTCTTTACTTAAGACCCATGTGGCAACCCCCAGTCTCTGACCTGGAAAGCAGTTCCTCATTAGCCTTTTAATCAGCTCTGAACTCTCTAGTaaggctgtcaacctccaggtactcagcaaactagaaacagcacttcacaagctagacacaataattataaagtagtggtatttaataacatatccaccactgatagtatataggcaaaaacatgtgttgttaattattgccttaaaagtaacaccaaagagaggactatgtcttgttacaaacaaataacagtattataggtaagtccatgaaagggggtgccaacctccctttcttccacagatatgcttcttgagagtagcaattcagtagtgcagttgttctcaacagaagcccggtgatctttctgtttcagcgattaatgccttcttcagggaatcaaccattaaagagacagttacattttgcattacagaaaaactgaattcaattaaagagaagctgttacatatattatgttacaaatagcatgctaaatccttatatgtgactgcaccatttaaaattaagggcagtatctttggtaaattgccaacgcagagaatgttaataacagccagcgtgtgaatatgatgctctatcttctctctattttctcccttgtttaaaccaattgctagcatatttatattaattattatttgttaattagtattacatactaatttatgatatagtggtccctgaagaaggcattaatcgctgaaacagaaagatcaccgggcttctgttgagaacaattgcactactgaattgctactctcaagaagcatatctgtggaagaaagggaggttggcaccccctttcatggacttacctataatactgttatttgtttgtaacaaggcatagtcctctctttggtgttacttttaaggcaataattaacaacacatgtttttgcctatatactatcagtggtggatatgttattaaataccactactttataattattgtgtctagcttgtgaagtgctgtttctagtttgctgagtatcctacagcacgctaacctttgtttaccaaacctccaggtactagctggagatctcctgccattacaactgatcaccagccgatagagatcagctcacctggagaaaagggccgctttggcaatcgggctctatggcattgaagtccctccccactccaaaccccgctctcctcagcctccgccccaaaaatctccaggtatttctaaacccggggctggcaaccctactcaccagtcACTGCTGACAATCTGACCACCTATTCACAAAACATCTCTGGCTCCTTCACTGAGTCCCAACATTAAGAAACTGAACAATATCATTACTTGGTTAAGTATACCTTCACAGTTGACCCAGAGTGACTTTGCTGAAGCTATATATGCAAGAACATAAGGCTGGACCCTGCAGATCTGTTCCATGAGTGGTGGTGCTTTCCTCTGGCACCAGGAGACTTCCTCTGACACAAGAGGCTCACAGAAATTACCACCATAAGAGAAACAGATCTCTAATATTCTAGAGGCCTACATGTGCATTTTCTTTACTCCTTACTTACTTCCCTCTCACACCACACCATTTCTGAAGTTTCCAAGTGTCACATTCTACAGACAAGACAGTACGAGGAAAAGGCACCAGATAATCTGACCAAGGTCAAATAAATAATGCTCAAGATGTCAAAATCCACAACTCTTCTTTCTCCCACCCTATTGCGCTAGCAAGTGATCATCTGCTCTCACCACTTAAATAgtatcagagggtagccgtgttggtcatCAGTAGAACTTTGTtcgtccctaaggtgctactggactcgaatctcactGCACCACTTCAACAACGCTTCCtatattttttgaattttttaaaaatattgaaatatCTATTACATCTTTATATTGCTGTTATCTCTTATACTGCAGATCGACTGCAGTAGAAATACATCCATATCTGAAGGACATTTTTGTGTGGCAATTCTCTGCAGTGATGGCATGAAGTTGGTATAGACATAGGAAAGGGGGCTTACTGTACCTTCTTTTGGTGCATTCTCGTCCCATGCTATCCACATCTGCACAATGAAAAAAGGAGTCCAGCACATAATGAAAGCCAAGACAATGATGAAGGTCATTTTCACAGTCCGGATCTTGGCTTTGGAAATGAGCTTCACACTGCTGACCCTGGAGAGGGTGCCCCTGTGAGAATGGCCAGTGGTCCGGTTCATGTTGGTCTCATGGATCGTTTTCAGCTTCACGTTCTGCCAGATTTTGAAGCTGATCAAGCCATAGCAGACACTCAGCATGAGCACGGGGATGATGTACACAGTCAAGGTTATCCAGGTAATGTAGGCTTTCGAACCCCAGGGCTGGATGAACTTTGCCCAGCAATCAATCTCCCCATTGCCCACATCCCTCATGGAAAAGATCTGGAGCTGCGGGATGCTGAACAGAAGACACACCATCCAAGTGAGGAGGACGGACAACCGGTCGGACCTCCTGTGTAAAGATCTCAAGGGCTGACAGATCGCCAAGCACCGATCCAGGGACATCAACAAGAGCATGTAAGTCGAAGCAAACATGCCCACCACCTGCAGGTACTTGATCAGCCGGCACAGGTAATCTGGCCCGTAGAACCGGAAAGTGATGTCCCAAATGAGCTGAGGCAAGACCTGGAAAATGGCCACCGCCAGGTCAGCGATGCTCAGGTGCTTCATGAAGAAATACATGCGGGAGTGTTTGTGACGGGTCGTGCGGATGGCCAGCAGCACGCACAGGTTCCCAGTAAGGGCAAGGAAGAAGATGAGGCAGAGCACAGCCACCTCCACCTTGGCAACTTCCTCGTTCCTGATCTGTTTGGTCCTGTTTGTCTGACATGTCTGATTCTCCAAGGTGGAGTTGCTCAGGGAGCAGTTATAATAAGAGTACAGTTCATTGCCCAAGAAGCATGGAGAATCCATTGCAGACTCCTTTCCATCCAGGGCCTTTGGTTAGGTGGATCAGAGACGGGGGGCCTCCTTCGGTGCAGTGCAGTCCTCTTTAGAGCCTCTCTCCTCTGGGGACCAGGGCTTTCAGTTCTTCGTTCCTTTCTCTGTAATGCCCTCCAATCCCATTTGGGGTTTTTGCCTCATATACTTTTTAATCCAGTCCACACACCGTGGGGTTTGTGTCCTTCACTGGTTTTTTTTTCACATGGACGGATGGCGGAGTTTTCAGCTTCCCCTTTTCTTCTGCAGACTCAGCTGTCCTGATGAAGGTCGGATGCAGGAAAGGTCTGAGCCTCCAGCTCCATGCTGCTATCTGCCCGACAACTTGAGGTCTCCCTCCTGGGCTTCTAGTCCAATCACAGAAAAACAAAGCAAGGAGTTTTACCCAAAAAACCACGCTACTGTTCAACCCGATCATCCCCCCAAACGCTTCTCAAAATAGTACTTTCTTACTAGGCGCTCATTCACCCAGGAGGGTTTCATTCATTTCCACGCATTGTTACACTTGACTTTAAAGCGATGCTGAAACATTGCTCATTGGCTCTCCGAGTCCCCGCGAAGCTGCAGTGTTTATTCTAGCATCTTcatattttaaaagggggaaaaatcactGCATGCAGATAAAGAGGATAAGGACCCTGCCACCTGTCCCCCAAACAGAcatcaaccacacacacacaaacacacggtACACATCTTTGCTTTCCCAGTTGCAAAGGAATTCTTTCCTCTAACCTTTAACACATACCTTTCTTTGAAAAACTCCTTGGATTCTCTCTTCCAGCTTCAGTGGAACCTGGACGGCTAATCTTGCCCAAGGGAGATGACCCCAGAATTTCAGGTGAGTTTTTGGTCCCTGTGATACATCTAGCTGCTCCACAAGTTTGCGCGCAAATGAATCCAGGAGGacagagaggagggaaggggaggaggagcagaGGCTGCCGTCACGCTTTCAGAGTCATTCATGAGCAAAATGTATTGCTCCCTCTGTACAGGGCCGGGTTTAGTCTTATCCATTAGGTGGCGCAATTGGCCGCCTCTTCGTTCTCCAGCCAAGTAAACTAGCCAGAAGATTGGCAGACTGAACTGAGATCTCCCTTAACTAGAACTTCGCTGTATGCAATACTTCTAGTTATGAAGAGTGAAGCTCAGCAATCTCTTAAAATATGTGGCAAATATTCATGGGGAATCCAAAAACCTGTGAAATTTGTTTCCTGAGTCCAAAATTAGGGTTTTACTTGATTTAATCATACCAATCAGAAAGTGGCTGTCAATCAGCCTGCTTTTGAATTTGAAAGGAGATTTAAACACATGTTGTGATAGAGCTTGGTGGGGTCAGCTATTCAAAAGAAGGAAATCTAGATTAGGCGAACCTAATGAGGCTAAATTACTCTCTCGATCCCAGGCATTGTGTGGAAAAATGAGTGAAGTTATATAAGGATTCCCAACTACCACTTCCCAAAGAAGATGAGTCTTCTCACAATAATAGAATTTACACTTGACATTTTTCAAGGTACTTTGGGGGGTTTCCTTGAGCTGCTTCGCACATTATCTTTTTATATTGTCAAACCTGCCttgagggaggaaaggcagcatggtatagcccaatctcctcacatctcagaagctaagcagggtcagctctggttagtatttggatgggagaccaccaaggaataccagggttgctgtgcaaaggaaggcaatagcaaaccacctctgttagtctcttgccttgaaaacctcataatgGATGGCCAtaaatcggttgcaacttgacagcactttacacaaacaacccaccttgaatctcagggggtagtataaataaaataaattaattatttCTCTTGTGCAAAGTATGGGAAAATACCTTCTCCTTGAAGGACATCACAGTAAAGTGGTTCTGAATGACACTTTTCCTGGAATTGTGCTAGAGAtcatggaaattttaaaaaataatttcaaatcTAATATTTCAGACTAGCAATGTTACTGGCTTTCATGAACATACGCTTTAGATTAGGAAATTTCTGACATGGTTTCTCATTGTttggaatgattttttttttctggatgaaCCATTTTTTCCCCCTAGACTTTACTAACAAAAAATTGATAGAAATATTACCACTAAAATGGATGACTACTTTTGTTTTTCTATCCGTGGAGTATAATGGCCAAAAAAATGCCATCAAAGAAACAGGAGAATCTGGAACACCAGCAATAGGGCTGCGAGCTtggagttgggaaatgcctggagagggcagggtttggtgaggagagggacttcagtggggtataatgccatatagcccaccctccaaagctgccattttctccaggggaactgctctctgtcacctggagatcaattgcaatcccagccaccacctggaggttggcaaccctacccaacaatGAAATATGGGAGAAAATGAAAAGGCTCACAGTGACAGCATGAACATGAAAAGGGACAAAGCAAAGGTGTATCCACAGCTAACTAAACCTGAAGACAGCGCTTGTTTAAACAGTTATCACACCTATCAACTGCATTGTTTTCCTgcacctttcctcctcctccttctccttttaatcttcacaaccaccctgtgaggaaagttaggttgagagcgagcgagcgagcgaaagAGCCATGATCACCTAGTGAACACCAGAACTGTGTTATGATTTGAGCCTGGATCTTCCAAGTCCAACACTATCAACAGTACATCCCACAGCACCAAATCTCCAAAAGAGATTTGTcaaagctaaaacgactaaactgaggctatcgtattgtggtcacattatgagaagacaagagttgctggaaaagacaatcatgctgggaaaggctgagggcaccaggaaaagaggaagacccaacaagagatggattgactcaataaaggaagccacggcccttaatttgcaagacctgagcaaggctgtcaaagacggggtcattttggaggactttgattcatagggtcgccatgagttggaagcgatttgacaacacttaacacacacaagcacagagATCATCATACACAGTTTGGGGTAGAGGGTGCTTATGAGAGGCAATCTCTCAGCAAAATTCAGGCACGTTTAGAGATGCTGTGTTTTGCATCCTTTTTGGTTCTCACTCTAATTTGCTTGAAGCCATTCAGTGTGTGCTCTCAAGGTAATTCTATACTAAATGCATCTGAGCAACCCTGGGTATTCCCCACCCCTTAATTATTTAATTCCATCAGGAATTTTACTCCATCCGAACAGAAGGCATAAATGGTGCATTCCATGCCTTTCATCCTATTTCTTTCATTAACTAGTTCTCTTTTACCCCTGCCCTCCGCCCACTGTCCTCATAGTTTGAAAAAGTGAGAGGCATATGGATCCTCTTTGAAGTGAATAGATTAGATGTTGATTTCTCATAGTAACAATTTAGTTGTGTGGTAAACGCTTTGAGGGAGAACCCCATCTGTTAGCCTGGGCTGGAGCTGCAGTTTAATTACTCTCCTTTTGAGTCGACAATCAGACTACATAAAAGAATGTCAAGCGCTAATGAAAAGCGGCTTTCCCATTTGCAGTATTTAGCGACGAGGGGGAGGCAAGGGTCGGATCCTGCTCCCAGGAACTGATGTTTAGAAGAGCAGAAAGGCTGCTTGCAGACTTCCCTGGCTTTTTGGCAAAGAGGGCTGGCAACTTCCAAAAGACTGTTGAAGTCTGCCCTCAAAAATGAAAATGTTCTAGCCCAAGCTTCTGCCTTGAATAAATGGTGCAAGCAAATTTTTGCCTTCTCTCGTCTTGGCAAAGAGGAATTGGAACGCATAACACATCCTGGGCTGTTCAAGAGTGTGTGATGGAAAGTGAGTTACGACCATGCAAGGAAACTAATAACTATGACCAGGGAAATGGAATCATTCATTAGCTGAAATTTGCATCTTTTTAGTTGTTTAAGCTTTTATTTATGCATAGTTGTTTCTTTGATACCTTGTAAGCTGACCACGTTCTGTTGATGTTTGAGCCAAGCTGTTCAGCAAATTCTATCTATACATATTGTATGATCATGAGGGCTAGAGACTAgatcttaaaaaaaatctttatctaGGTAGCAACCTCATTCTATGACTTGGAACAATATCATATGGACATTGTAGAGCCATAAATCACTTCTACAAAACCAGCCAAATTATATGTTTGCTCACACTACCATGTTTTGAAAGCAATGTATGCATTTTTCCCCAAAAAGGAAAGAATGTATTTCCCAGCATGTTATTGCCTTGGTTCGTGTTGGCTGAGTTTAGATAGAACACCGAAGCATGTATTATTTTAATGATGGTTAGCTTTTAAAACGGACTTCAACTCACAGATGACCAAATTCTGATCTGCTTCGACAAATGCTAGTTTCATTGTTTCATTTTCTGCTGCCTCTCCTatagatagtagaaaagagcaggagtccagcagcaccttaaagactaacaaaatttctggcaggctatgaataccctgccagaaattttgttagtctttaaggtgctactggactcttgctcttttctactgctggctacagactaacacggctacccatcgtgatctatccccTATAGAGAATCAGCTTGTATCCCAGCCTGTACTGCAGAGATGGTAATGCTAGAGGACACATCAAGAATAATTCAAGATGTCCTCATCTGTAACTCACCTGACATCATAGCCGAGACCCACTTCAAGCTTTGTCTCGGTTTCTAATTAACTATAGTTTGAATTATCACATTAACCACAATTAGTTTAATTTAAATATGGTTTTGGTTGACatcagaaactagggttgccaacagctgctagaatgacctttgccagacaatggaaacaaaaaacgactccaaagagagaggaatggttggttaaagttaaagaaacatatattttaataaagttaACAACACATCAAAATATGGTGATAagcctagatgagctatggttatgagctgtaaataaaatgaaaaatcttataatcaagggtgagaaaggacaatgtcaatgtcaatttcaatacctttattggcataccattgagcagaaaggacaatgtgctgcgatgatagtctagctattttacagaggactaaaccgtgtTTTTGGTGTGATAGTATGAACGAGGACATTGGAATAACTGGtatctgttaaatttttaagtttacatatatatattgtattttaaactatgaagattgttgtatgtttttttgtTGAGGttcattttattgaataaattgatttttaaaaaaagaaagaaaaagaaagaaagaaactagggttgccaggtctcgtGATACTGTGGAAGACCTGCTGCCAGCAACCAGTGCTTTGCGTTGCTGCTTAGTTGggctgtgggatttttttttaaatcaccactAGTACGACAATGTGACATTACTACAGGGGAAAACCTTGGCATGCCatcatgccactctaggaatcaccagacacACTGTGGtttgaccatagagtttccaccCATTCTTAGAGccttgtgacatcacttctgcatcctccccagaagtgacatctctTCCCACTGCAtgaccggaagtgacatcaccacatcatggacGGAATAGAGTATTCCGTCTCACTAGTATCTATGAATGGGCTTTCTGGAGGGACAGCTGGCAAAAATGCTTCAATATAACCCAATCAGAAGTCAGGAGATATGTTTGAAGAACTGCACACCATggctatgatctggagaactacaCACATAGCTGGTTATGCTATACAGGCTTTCCCTAACCAACAAGGGAAGACTGATGCCTTctgagcagccccccccccccaaaaaaaaacacaacaacatcaGAACAGTGTGAAAGCTTTGCAGTTTTCTGGAACACTTTTGTTCAGTacaaaaaaagcaaataaaaggaagagagaaaagaagagatAAAAGAAGTAATCCAGGGCATGGTGGCAAAGATCCAAGTCCACAGTTGTAATCTTAGAATGGAATAATGGATGGGCTGTAGGCTAAGATGGACTAGACTGCACTAGGTCAGTTACTGGAGTCAGTGGCCCTCAAAGCATTACTCCAGTTTTAATAGCTCTTGAGGTCCACTTCCGAGTGCTAGTTTTAACATATAAAATTCTGTGGTTTCAGACCAGGGTACTTAAAGGATGACTTCCTCCCATATTGTGCTGCCTGGATATCATCACAGGATTTCTTCCATGTCAGCTCACTTGTCCCCCAGCCTGTGGAAGATTAAGGTAAATGTATTAGGGCGAATATTTTGTTGAGCATTTACATTTATCTGGTGatttgcacatagggttgccaacctccaggtactagctggagatctcctgctattacatctgatctcctgctgatagagatcagttcccctggagaaaatgatctgtttggcaattggactctatggcattgaagtccctcccctcctcaaaccccaccctcctcaggctccaccccaaaaacctcccaccagtagcgaagagggacctggcaaccctatttgcacacACTGTCATTGCTGTTTGCTGCTGACTGTGTGATTGATGATGTTTTACTGTTTCATTTTCTTGTAAGCCACATCAAACACACTGAGAGGTGGGATGTAAATATCTTAGATAAAGTTGCAGAAAAAACAGAGGGGAGAAAGGAACCTCAGTAATAATAAACTGTGTAAAGAGAAGCAGGATCATAAAAATAGTCAGTAAAATGAATGTAGTGTGTAGCTGTATATGTACATTTACAGGAACATCCAAAACTATGGATGAACTTTAATCAATACTACAGGGGAAATCTAACTAAATACACAAAATCACAAAGTAAACATAGGAAGCAAATATATAAtatggtcattttaaaagattctTAATATGTCTAATAAATGCAAATGGTCCTTCAAAGCAGTTAATGCTTAATTATTGCAAAATACATGGAAAGCTCCCAACAGagacaacacttttaaaaaaatgcttggaAAACAATTGGCTGAACTGAAACTCTTTCATAAGGGCATGTCAGTATCAAAAACAATCCCATTTGAGCAGAA from the Euleptes europaea isolate rEulEur1 chromosome 1, rEulEur1.hap1, whole genome shotgun sequence genome contains:
- the OXTR gene encoding oxytocin receptor yields the protein MDSPCFLGNELYSYYNCSLSNSTLENQTCQTNRTKQIRNEEVAKVEVAVLCLIFFLALTGNLCVLLAIRTTRHKHSRMYFFMKHLSIADLAVAIFQVLPQLIWDITFRFYGPDYLCRLIKYLQVVGMFASTYMLLLMSLDRCLAICQPLRSLHRRSDRLSVLLTWMVCLLFSIPQLQIFSMRDVGNGEIDCWAKFIQPWGSKAYITWITLTVYIIPVLMLSVCYGLISFKIWQNVKLKTIHETNMNRTTGHSHRGTLSRVSSVKLISKAKIRTVKMTFIIVLAFIMCWTPFFIVQMWIAWDENAPKEALPFIITTLLASLNSCCNPWIYMLFTGHLFHDLLYRFVCCSSRYLKARQGCDLSVSKKSNSSTFVLSLKSSSQRSFTQPSTA